One part of the Cytophagia bacterium CHB2 genome encodes these proteins:
- the tnpA gene encoding IS200/IS605 family transposase: MAGTFTQIYIQAVFAVKGRSNLLQKPWRDEVFKYMAGIIKNKGCKPIIVNGVADHTHVFFGLKPAMAISDLIRDVKNNSSNFINGQDWIKGRFAWQEGYGAFSYAHSQLDKVYKYILKQEAHHRKKTFREEYLEMLDKFQVQYEERFLFEWLD; this comes from the coding sequence ATGGCCGGAACCTTCACACAGATCTACATTCAGGCTGTTTTCGCCGTAAAAGGTCGATCTAACCTGCTACAAAAGCCGTGGCGTGACGAGGTATTCAAGTACATGGCTGGTATCATCAAAAACAAAGGCTGCAAACCGATCATCGTCAACGGTGTGGCTGACCACACCCACGTCTTTTTCGGCCTGAAACCAGCGATGGCGATCTCTGATCTGATTCGTGATGTCAAAAACAATTCCAGCAATTTCATCAACGGACAGGATTGGATCAAGGGCAGATTCGCATGGCAGGAGGGGTATGGCGCGTTTTCCTACGCGCACTCCCAACTCGACAAAGTGTACAAATATATTCTCAAGCAAGAAGCGCATCACCGCAAGAAGACATTCCGCGAAGAATATCTGGAAATGCTTGACAAATTTCAGGTGCAATACGAAGAACGGTTTCTGTTCGAATGGCTGGATTGA
- a CDS encoding glycosyltransferase family 4 protein yields the protein MQSVLNPERMTKITDSRLGAVLKYEGMKTKTSAFLMVEHELPTMTFCFAMDFHYTERIGGAEVQAWLLAKELARRGFEVHYLAQSLRSKAEVTESRDGVHLHWVRNPGYLQWRNGLHYYRALKRINPDLLIQRTTSFNTGVIGFYARKHRKQFAWICTDNDIPARWFFARKEIRTIPAKNLLGKLKSPLLLVNAIVHDLARDWGMKQASHIFTQNDEQFSRLFSNYKRSSLRMPSGHELPEVRILPQQRFHGKTILWVGNLGSNKRPEKYLQLARMMKRREWKFVMIGGREGANSFDEFFAKSRPENLLWLGELSFQDTAAWFDRAAILINTSESEGLPNTFIQAWLRGVPVVTLGVDPNQHIKKNDLGRTESNLQAMANALHELLADEARYCRMSERIAAFASRQFTITTVADHFLKAIHASKTAAQSRLADTHSQLACAS from the coding sequence ATGCAATCTGTTTTGAATCCCGAAAGGATGACAAAAATCACTGATTCGCGGCTTGGCGCTGTGTTAAAATATGAAGGCATGAAAACCAAGACAAGCGCTTTTTTGATGGTCGAGCATGAGTTGCCAACCATGACCTTCTGCTTCGCCATGGATTTTCACTACACCGAACGCATCGGAGGCGCAGAGGTGCAAGCCTGGTTGCTGGCCAAAGAACTGGCGCGGCGCGGTTTCGAGGTTCATTACCTCGCGCAATCACTGCGCAGCAAGGCAGAGGTGACTGAGTCGCGCGATGGGGTTCACCTTCACTGGGTCAGAAACCCGGGCTATTTGCAATGGCGGAACGGCCTGCACTATTATCGCGCACTCAAGCGCATCAATCCCGATCTGTTGATTCAGCGCACCACGTCGTTCAACACCGGCGTTATCGGTTTCTATGCCCGAAAACATCGCAAACAGTTTGCCTGGATTTGCACGGATAACGACATTCCAGCGCGCTGGTTCTTCGCTCGAAAAGAAATCCGCACGATCCCAGCAAAAAATTTGTTGGGAAAACTGAAAAGTCCGCTCCTATTGGTCAATGCTATTGTTCATGATCTCGCCCGCGATTGGGGCATGAAACAAGCATCGCATATTTTCACCCAGAACGACGAACAGTTCAGCAGGTTGTTTAGCAACTACAAACGATCTTCGTTGCGCATGCCTTCGGGGCACGAATTACCGGAAGTCAGAATCTTACCCCAACAGCGATTTCACGGCAAAACTATTCTGTGGGTGGGGAATCTTGGATCCAACAAGCGCCCCGAGAAATATCTGCAACTGGCAAGAATGATGAAGCGGCGTGAATGGAAATTCGTGATGATTGGCGGACGCGAGGGCGCGAACAGTTTCGATGAATTTTTTGCCAAGTCTCGTCCTGAGAATCTTCTCTGGCTTGGGGAACTATCCTTCCAGGACACCGCAGCATGGTTTGATCGAGCAGCAATACTGATCAACACTTCGGAGTCAGAAGGCCTGCCCAACACTTTTATTCAAGCCTGGCTGCGTGGTGTGCCGGTGGTGACATTGGGCGTCGATCCAAATCAGCATATTAAAAAAAATGATCTGGGCCGGACGGAAAGCAACCTGCAAGCTATGGCAAATGCATTGCATGAATTGTTGGCAGACGAAGCTCGTTACTGTAGAATGTCCGAACGCATTGCTGCATTTGCTTCTCGCCAGTTTACCATCACAACCGTTGCCGATCACTTTCTCAAGGCCATTCACGCCAGCAAAACTGCCGCGCAATCCCGTTTGGCCGATACGCATTCGCAATTGGCGTGTGCCTCATAA
- a CDS encoding glycosyltransferase family 4 protein: protein MYISRSKSSEVFEFIPNSPQAKPEVNICFLQDNLYSPEATEWTGTHLQNFLLAKHFKAAGISVCFLAASASPEIKPSNLYHGMPVYSLKVPEIAPFAVAWTKTMRLLQSISPDFVYVKGRSWLAGVARAYASATGAKFMWASNNEDGCGPWKYSRKTLISSKSPLRKAAKLFVSATEDMIYARAIAGADFCINQTHRQQRQLEKAFQKKGVVIRSIQEVPAGPFQKDSEPFLLWVGYFAREKGPEWFLKLAHAFRDAPFKFCMVGAPSPNLPMTEELLLAQQNANFQYLGQLPHAKVLKLMERAWLLVSTSGSNGDGIPNAMVEAWLREVPTLSLQLDPEGIIQKHGVGVVAQNFEELRVALPGLLSMSDRLQEMGKQARRKAQELFGGKTNIARYLEIMFPEKAAPVNSLDLNVR, encoded by the coding sequence ATGTATATTTCAAGAAGCAAAAGCTCAGAAGTATTTGAGTTTATACCTAACTCGCCACAAGCAAAGCCTGAGGTGAATATCTGCTTCTTACAGGACAATCTTTACTCGCCCGAAGCAACAGAATGGACCGGCACGCATTTGCAAAATTTCCTCCTCGCCAAGCATTTCAAAGCTGCTGGTATTAGCGTGTGCTTTTTAGCGGCTTCTGCCAGTCCTGAGATCAAGCCCTCGAATCTCTATCACGGTATGCCGGTTTATTCTCTGAAGGTACCCGAGATTGCGCCTTTTGCGGTCGCGTGGACAAAAACGATGAGATTGCTTCAGAGCATTTCGCCGGATTTTGTTTATGTTAAAGGCCGCTCATGGCTCGCGGGCGTGGCGCGAGCCTATGCCAGCGCGACCGGGGCAAAATTCATGTGGGCTTCAAATAATGAAGATGGATGTGGGCCGTGGAAATATTCCAGGAAAACGTTGATATCTTCCAAGAGTCCGTTGCGCAAAGCGGCCAAACTTTTCGTGAGTGCGACTGAAGACATGATCTATGCCCGCGCCATCGCGGGAGCGGATTTTTGCATCAATCAAACGCATCGCCAACAACGCCAGCTTGAAAAAGCCTTTCAAAAAAAAGGTGTCGTCATTCGTTCGATTCAGGAAGTTCCGGCTGGCCCATTCCAAAAAGACTCTGAGCCATTTTTGCTTTGGGTCGGCTACTTCGCTCGTGAAAAGGGGCCGGAGTGGTTTTTGAAATTGGCTCACGCTTTTCGGGATGCTCCGTTCAAATTCTGCATGGTCGGCGCGCCCTCGCCCAATCTGCCAATGACGGAAGAGCTATTACTTGCACAACAGAATGCCAATTTTCAATATTTGGGACAATTGCCGCATGCTAAAGTTCTCAAGCTAATGGAGCGTGCGTGGCTGCTGGTGAGTACGAGTGGCTCGAATGGCGATGGCATCCCAAACGCGATGGTGGAAGCCTGGCTGCGCGAAGTGCCGACGTTATCACTGCAACTTGATCCTGAAGGTATTATTCAAAAACATGGCGTGGGTGTCGTGGCGCAGAATTTTGAAGAACTCCGCGTTGCTTTACCCGGACTTTTGAGTATGTCTGACCGGCTGCAAGAGATGGGAAAGCAAGCTCGGCGAAAGGCGCAGGAACTCTTTGGCGGCAAAACGAATATAGCGCGCTATCTTGAGATCATGTTTCCGGAAAAGGCGGCGCCAGTTAATTCGCTGGATTTGAACGTCCGATGA